From Amyelois transitella isolate CPQ chromosome 17, ilAmyTran1.1, whole genome shotgun sequence:
TGTTCAAGTTACTTGTTTTCGTCCACAATTCTTCGCAGAGGCAGAAGCTGATGTAGATGACGTCACCGTTGACGTTGATCGTTCCAGAGCCATACATGATTGCAATAGTGATTGTCTAGGCATCTGTTCTTGAGCGCTTTCTTGAGCATTCTGGCGTGAAGGCAATGGAGATAGACATAGAGGTGTACACAACCTACGAGAATCGGGTATCGGATAATTTTCAGGAATATTGGGTGCATTTTGTCCTGTGGGTGATGTGTTCTCACGAGGTACAACGGGTTGTGGTGTCAATTCAGGAGTATATCTTATAATAGATTCCAGGGCGCGAATACGGTCCCTTCTTTTACTGTTGGTAAcccgccatttttttttatttggcgaTGTTGACGTGACGATAAGTCTTTGACGAGGCGTTTCGTTTTGTGGTACTTTTCCAAAGCTTTTTTTCTTGCTTCCTCTTCTTAAACAGGGtctaattttagtttgtttcgGTACCGACGTTGTTTTTCGGCTGGTGTTAGCGGCATGATGTTCtgttaaagataaaaagatCACATAATTTTACCTTTAGTAATAATAGTAAGccagtaaataaatgtaaaattggtAATTTACAAACGTAGGGGTCCAATACgaacaaataaagttaaatcaaATTGGAAAGTATCATTAGCAGAGTATATTTACAACTGTTACCTTCTTTACTACTGGGTTACCACAGTGGAGTAACAAAGTGGACCAGTAACACAGTTGTAAAATTACATGATCTTATCTAATATTTACGAAATAATGAAGTAATTTCCAAATcacacaataaaatacaactaAGTGACATAAATACTATGTCTCAATGTTTAAAACATAACGTAAAAGTTCAGAAACTTACCTTTTTGCCGGGTAACAAAGTGCACACCGAATAAACACACGCGTCGTGATTCACAACATGGCAGTGActaaaatggcgtcgcgcggcCTGCTACCTTTCCCCCCCACCCCGTTCTTCTCATGCACATCCTACCGATCGAGCACGCGACCAGCAGTGCTCTGCGACTACAACGGTATTTTTAAAAGCGGTAACATAGTTGTACTGTATTTATCTTGTTCTATAGGGACAAaatccaattatttatttaaaaaaaaactaaacctattaaaagtatatgataaaaacgaaataaatgCCCACAAATTAAGTAACCTTACCAATTTTTTGAAGCAGGACTCCACTCTAAGAAACATACTTTTTTTGGTTAGGTAGTCCGCGTACATTAGACCGGGGACACTTTGCAACACTATGGAAAACAACTATGTTACCGTAACACTCCACTTTGTTACCATAAATAACctaaaatagttaaaatattcaaatgtaaatgtttattgaaattaaggtAATAATGCGCCAGTTTTGCGTGTCCCGCaaattccttttatttttttagtaaaatggCAGATCCAGATATTTTTGGCCGGGGGGACACAAAAACCTGCACTAAAAAGTAGAATGACCCAGAAAGCAATCTTAAGGTAAGCCTTAAAGTTGCTTTCTATCATCTAAGATCTAATCAttctatacagggtgacttttaattcaactgcataaatttaactgttaagtgtactcatctaaaggatatataaaaacgttaaaagaaaattatcggttcatatttcagaaagtacgaaaaaaataaaagtatcaaaatccacgatccttaATACGTAATATAActccggccggcggaaaagcgacgcgtaagattcagaggtcaacgacacaattcctTCAGCTGAGCGACCTGGAccactctgtactttacttgatcttgatactagaaaaatattttatttttcagacatttatttacatgtttagtttaaatttctttttgtagtattggtatGTATTAAAGTGTGTGACGTAgattttgagggttttttaaatgtgaaaatgatgacgtttgatttaaataataaagggctcaaacagctcagaagcatgggtatagtctaaaTAGtctaatgtttataaaaaataaataaataaataaataaaaatatatttattgccaaaaacatttacataccgCTGTTACAAACATAACTTAACCAATTATCAAGTTTTGATATAAACAATCTTAAGTACAActtaagtcttttttttataatgttttaaatgatgcagttgttttaaatgtcaccctgtatatctACCACCCTTATCAGCATTCTTAGAACtggaatacttatttaaaataatttttttctatgtctATCTATATAGTGTGATttccggtaccaataaaaaaagactaggaccactccttctctttcccatggatgttgtaaaaggccactaaggggacctatggctaataaatttgggattcctattATTGGCGACTGGCTatcaacatgtcactatttgaatctcaattccatcattgagtcTTAAAGCTGatcgtggcatttcagtcatgtcaaaactgttggctctgtctaccccgcaagagatatagacgtgattgtacgtgattttttatacaaatcatCAACAAACTCGGTAGTTCATTAAAGTAAGCAAGCAGAACGAAGCCTCCGTAAAAtagcaaattaaaaaacttaaattgaaATCTATCATAGTGATATCTTTGAGCGCAAATTGAAGTTTGCAACttctaaattaaaactgttttCAAATGAAGTGAATGCGAGCAGTCTAGTGGAAACTTGGAGCTAGGAATCAAAtggagtttgtttattttgttgttaaaaTCACTTCTATGTTGGTGCACTTATAGTAgcgaataaaaaaacagtgtGTTGCACTTGTTTCTTTTTCCATGCTGATTCTACAATCAGCACGGAAAAAGATCCAGCTGCTTTGTCAACTTTGGAAGCCTTTCACTACTGAAAGGattgataatttaatacatatctCTAATTTTAATTGCAGCACTGGGCCAGCTTTGTAGCTTTTTGCTCTGCCCACCCCGGTATAGATAAAGACGAATTTTTTGCTATAAAATTGGTtatatcaaacaaaataaaaaaattatatatattgtattacTAATCTGAAATATTAGTCTAATTTAAAGATAGAATATCCAAgatttgtatataattattgtatttttagggTTAGCCAAATGGCCAAAAAACGACCATTACAATTTCGTCATATCCGTATGTCGTACTAAGCCATGTCATTcgaaaactatttataaatagatactATATTTGGAATCTGGAAAGTAGATAAACACTAATTGTGTAATACGATTCTGATGAAACCTTTTGTTAAAACCTTTGCTATCTAATTGTTAGTTTAGTAAAAATAGACTGATTATTTGCAGAACCcatttatatttgaataaatattcctttgATAAGAAATCTCTATTAATTTTCAACTCCTTGTATTGAAACTTTTCGAAGTTGATATTCAGTGGACGGCAGATATGCCCATGCTGTTAAGCCCTAAGAGCTTTGATAAGTTGGCGTTCCTCACTGATTTTGTAAAACAGTTTTCTCGATGACATGAAAAGTAAAGTTTTCgatcatataatattttgtacccGCGTCTTCTATTCTTCAAGACTTCTCGTCTAGATATTTGGTGTTTACTTCAGTTACCCACTTATGCCTTTTTCttgatttgaaaatttttcagCGAAAGTATTCACGTGAAAGGTAGGGACAGGAATAGAAAGggaatgcttagatggttCTGTCTTGTGAAGAGGATGAATGACTTTTTGGTTTAGCAGGATTTAGCAGCatttgactaagcaaataaacaaggagagtgtgaacGGGGGAACCTTGGAGTGGAGACAATCTAGATGAACGTAgttaccttgatcaaatcaatgACGTCCTgacgaaaggtcaggtcaaaagtaccgaAAACCAATGAAGCTCAGCTTTAAAGTGTTATAAAAGCTGTAGAATTGCGAAagagggatcgtggtaagatttagtctctgcctatctttacaggaaaaaggcgtgatttttatgtatgtttgtatgtaatattcaCCTGAACCTAACGGTCTCCAAGAAATCAGAGATTTCTATCCAAAATTCCAAACTACATCGCCAGTGCACCCCAAATTTTCTGCTTAAAAGCAAATGTATCACGTTGCAACCATTTTATTACTGCCGTATTAACATATACACACTCCATTAAACCTGTccaataaattatgtaaaattcaATATGAAGTACGGGCTGAAATTTTACTTTGGGTTCAGTTAACGTGCAGTTCCATTAAGCTGCTATTTTATCTTCTACTTCCTACCGGCTtgagtcccggttgcatcctcaccgcaGTGGAGTccgtgtgcctttgaccatggatcttggattgggtgagttaggtttttacacgaagcgactcccgtctgacctacACATCATCCgcagatcatggttacacatccagttgcctgaatgtgtaggttttcTCACATTGTGTTCGATCAcaataagagcatcggttagtattcaaactaatgtatataaattcgaaaataatggccgaggtgggatttgaacctgtgtccttttgcgccacacgcattttaattttcaccttaccgattccaccaccgacgctcttaaTTTGCTGCTATTTTATGTTGTCAAGTAACTAACTGGAATGCAAGTCAACATTTTCATAAATCGTAATTTCCCGCATTTaacatttcctttttttcggaaattttggaaacatctcttagtgcacccctcCACTCTTAgaccacatacatacatacatatgtataatcaggtctatatcccttgcggtgtagacagtgccaacagtcttgaaaatactgataggccacgttcagctgttttacttactaatagaattgagatttatataaagtgacaggttgctagcccgtcagATCACATAAGaatataaatttcatatttcaaatttctagCCACCAGAGCTTTACCATCACATTGATATTTCAGTAAATCATTCAGTTAGTGTCcacttttatataagtactcgTATAAGCTATATAAAATAGCAACACGGAATTCCAACTTTCActaaatacaaaagtaaataCTGGCATAGCTTTTCCGCAGTAATGGAAATGGGCCTTAAATTCGCTGATGTATGCGTCTATGAATCAATTCAtgcttttcataaaatattcccGGATCGCCCGCGGTAAATGGACAATATACCTGGGATAATGTCATCGGTACggtcatttttcttttgtattttcagGCATAATAGGCAGTTTTTATATGAAGACTTTgcaatttattaaagaaattgtcaaaaatatcatataattattgttCGATGTTCAAATGCATTGTCCAATTGATAGGAGCTGTCATTATGTGAATCAGTTGCAAATAAACAATCATCCCGTCTACACGTTGGTTTTCCTTTAAAGAGTAGTACAAACCATAGTAACCCTTATTCAAACGTACATATGGTCGCAATTCGGCCGGATGTTATCGATACATAGACCAATGACTGAAGCTCTGCGTGAAAAATTGAACTATCGAAGTGaagctattttataaaataaataacatcaaGTGATTTGtcgtatttaaatgtaaagaaataatatattatcaagTGATTGCCTTGTGATTTCGTAAGACTTTAttggtaaaatataaagacatTTGCAATTTGACATTGTGACATTTTATAGTGAGTTTGCAATTACGCGTATGGAAAATGTTTTACATTTATGgacatattaaacaaaattaatgtaattaccGTTCATCGCATCAAGTTATGTGTGGACTTAGAACGTGAAATATATTGTTGGATAGTTAGAAGTTCGCTAAGACAACCGAACCTTTCACTCACTCACTATGGAACAATTACGTGTCATAGAAAATCTTGCAAGCCAATTAAAGAAAACCCAATCAAATCTGAAAAAATGTCCTAAAACAAGACTCACAAAAGGATATATAGAGAGTAAATTAGAATGCATACATGAATATTGGGAGAAATTTCTCGAGGCACATTCATCATTGATTCAAGAAACGGACATAGAAAAGCATGACAAAATCCCGTATTTAGCCAATGAGGAATTCGACATAATCGaagaactttatttatgtatcaaaGGCGATTTGAAAGATATGCTGGAAAAGTTAACGCCGACAACGGTATCGCAATCTTCGCGTAGTTCTCCTCAACATCCCTCGCACTCGAATTTAAGCTGTGCAAAGTTACCAAAAATAGAACTTCCAAAATTTTCGGGGAAATATGAAGAATGGGCTAATTACGACGATTTATTTTCATCGCTTGTAGACAACGACAATTCACTGAGCAAAGTGCAAAAACTACACTATTTGAAAGCGAGTGTCACTGGTGAGGCTGAGGCATTATTAAGGCATATTCAGGTGACTGAAGCTAATTATGATCAAGCACgagaaattcttaaaaatcgTTACGCTAATAAACGCCTAGTTGTGAATTCTTTACTCAAACGTTTATTTGGACAAAAGAAATGTGCAAGTCAGACTGCAACTCAAATCAAGATGCTTCTAGACACTACCGAAGAATGTTTGAATGGCCTTATAAATGAAGGAATATCTACTACTTCGTGGGATCCAGTTATTATTCATCATGTGGTGCAAAAATTAGATTTCGAGAGTCATAAGTCATGGGAAGAACACGCTTATAAATTGAAACCTAATGAATTACCTAGTTGGCGTGACTTGAAACAATTCCTAGAAGGGAAATTTAGAACACTGGAGCTGGTTACTAACACAAACAATCCGATAACTTCCATCACAAGAGAGAAGACTCAAGCATTCAAGGGCAAGTCATTTCACGTAGCGGCCGCAGCAACATCTTCGGTCCAGACCTGTATTAACTGTAATGAAGACCATACCTTAAGTCACTGCAAGGTATTTGGTAAACTGCAGCCGCGGGAAAGAAGTGAATTTGTAAGAAACAAAAGCCTATGCTTCAATTGTTTAGCTGAAGGTCATTCAGCATGGAAATGTCGTTTGCCAGTTACCTGTCGTATCTGTAAGAGAAAACACCACACTTTGCTTCACGAAAAGAGAGAATTCCAAACTACAGACAATGTACAAACTCACCACAGCCAACTTGATGACACAAAAGATGAACAACAGGAAGACGAAGAAACAAACGACGCAATAGCAACTCATTTCACAGCGAAGAAGTCTACAGCTTTGCTCGCTACCGCATTGGTCCCTGTAAGAGATGAGAAAGGATACGTAACAATATTGCGCGCGTTAGTAGATCCGGGATCCCAAGCTAATTTCATTAGCGAAAGAGCAACTCAAACATTAAAAGTAAAGAGAACATCGGCTAAAGGAAACATCACAGGTGTGGGTTCAACCAAGACTACAGTTAAGCACGTGGTACAGCTGGAACTTTTATCCAATCATGAGGATACGTTCAAGCTCGGTATGAAAGCCTATGTTATGGCCACACAATTGACCACACACCTGCCAACAAAGACTATTAAGATACCATCAAACAATTGGACACATTTACGAGGACTCACCTTAGCTGATCCCAACTTTAATGAAGTAGGAAGAATCGACCTTCTTCTTGGTGTTGAAGTTTGTTCCCAAATTTTGAAGAATGAATTAATCAAAGGTCCCCTAGGTTCACCATGCGCTCAAAACACACACCTTGGTTGGATCTTATTTGGAGCAATACAAGACACATCTTCCTCTGAAGAAATAATTGTCATGCATCATCAGCTAGACATAGACAACATGCTGAAGAACTTTTGGGAAATAGAGCCTGACACAAAGaagaaatatacaaaagaGGAAGAGAGATGTGAACGTCTATTTGAAGAAACATATAGTAGACAAGAGGAAGGGAGATACGTGGTAAAATTACCATTTAAGACTGATAATCCTCAATGTCGAAACGGAAACACTAGAGAGATAGCTATTAGAAGATTagaacaaatagaaaaaagatttaGGAAAGACAAATTATTGAAGGAAGAATACACAAAAGTATTTGaagaatataaaacattaaatcatCTAGAAGAAGTTCCGGAAAATGAAAAGAACAATCCAGCAGTATATCTTCCTCACCACGCAGTGATAAAACTAGATAGGGATACGTCTAAGGTCCGTATAGTGTTTGATGCATCATCAAAAGGTTCAAATCACGTATCTCTTAACGATGAACTGATGGTTGGACCACAAATACAGGAAGATATGAGATCGCTTGTTATAAGGTGGAGAATGAAACGAGTTTGTTTTACGGCAGATGTCCAAATGATGTATAGGCAAATTTTAGTAACAAAAGAAGACGCAGACTTTCAACGTATCCTCTGGCGAGACTCCACTGGAACAATAAAAGACTATCGCCTTTTAAGAATTACTTTCGGCACAGCTTGTGCTCCTTACTTGGCGGTGAAGACGCTCCAACAAATCGCAAAAGATGAAGGCAAGGAACATCCAGTGGCAGCAAAAACGATCCACGAAGACTTTTATATGGATGACCTGATGTCTGGATCAGATACTGTGCCTGAAGCTTTAGACACAGCGATGAATATAGCTGAAATTCTTAAAAGAGGAGGTATGAATCTACAAAAATGGACATCTAATAGCTCAGAATTTCTTAAACAGATTAAGCCGTCTAACAGaagtataaaagtaaaactagATATCAAGTTAGATGGGATGACTAAAGCACTTGGAGTTTCCTGGAATATGGGGGAAGACGTGTTTCAGTATAATTTTCAGTTGCCTCATTTAGAAAAagtcataaataaaagaactaTATTAGCAGAGATCCAACGCCTCTTCGATCCGCTCGGTTGGCTGGCCCCTGCATTGCTTCctgcaaaaatattaatacaaaagtTATGGTTAAAAGGAGTCGGCTGGGATGATGATCTCGATTCTGAAACAAAAGAGGAATGGattaatataagaaatagTTATGAACacctaaaacaaataaaattaaagagatGGATGAACACTACTCAAGACAATTTAAATGAGGTCACTGTGCATGGGTATTGCGATGCGTCTAATAAAGCTTATGGAGCAGTTGCTTACCTTAGAGCCCGAACTGATGATGGAAATTTTAAGATAAGCCTCATCGCTGCTCGAACAAGAGTTGCGCCAGTTAAGCCAGTATCTTTACCGAGGCTGGAATTGTGTGGTGCAGTTCTTTTATCTCAATTGCTGAAACAAATTAGTGAAGCTACTCGAATACCTAAAGATCAGTTTTTTGCATGGACTGACTCCACGATAGTTTTAGCATGGTTGGAAGGGGATCCGATTCGATGGCAAACTTTCGTCAGAAATAGAGTGATTACAATTTTAGACAACATTGGAAACAAATGGTATCATGTCCGAACTGATGAGAATCCCGCTGACCTGGCTTCTAGAGGTTTATTACTACCTGATTTACAAAACAATCTATTGTGGTGGCAGGGACCAAACTGGCTGAAGAATGAAGAGCTACCTGTGAAGAAAATGAACAACTTAATAACAGAATTAGAGATAAGAAGAGATATATTAGTAAATACTAAAGTACaagataattatatagaagatgataaagataataaagaatttttactTACCAAATTTGAAGATTTTGACACGTTGAAAGAActgttaaaaacaataacttaTTGCAAAAGatttctgaaatataaaagttaTGGAGTTAAAACTTTAGATGTACCTATAACAACGGAAGAGTTGGAAAGCGCACTCGATGTGTGCATAAGAATTGTACAGAAAAAGGATTTTGAAGAAGAAATGGTTGATCTAAGGAAAAGAGGCAGGGTTAAAAGGAGAAGCAATCTTAAATCCTTACATCCTTTCATTGACGCAAATAATATTCTCAGGGTGGGCGGTAGGATTCGCCATGCTAATTTGAATAACTCGAAGAAGAACCCTATAATATTAAGTGCAAAGAATCCTTTAACATTACTTCTTGTGGCAGATGCTCATGTAAAGACATTACACGGCGGAATTCAATTAATGTTGACATTTCTGAGGGAAAGGTACTGGATTATCAATGCTAAAAGAACAGTAAAATCCTGCATTCATCGATGTTTAATTTGTGCCAAACAGAGTGCTGCTACTAGAACACAACTCATGGGTGATCTACCGAAAGAACGTGTGACTCCAGCTAGACCCTTCTGTAATAGTGGCGTTGATTTTGCCGGTCCTTATCAGGTACTAATGTCAAAAGGTCGAGGTGCAAAAACCAGCAAGAGttacatttcaatttttatatgcaTGGCTACGAAAGCTATTCACCTAGAACTTGTAGGTGATTTAACATCAGAAGCCTTTATAGGAGCTTTTAAGAGATTTGTAGCAAGAAGAGGCAAATGTACCAACCTGTGGAGTGATCAGGGACGTAATTTCATCGGCGCCAACAAAGAATTAGCACTGGAATGGAAAGAAGCTAAATTAGAGTTTGAAGGAGAAATTTCAGAAAAACTTGCATTGGACGGCACTCAGTGGCACTTCATCCCGGCGCATAGTCCCACCTTTGGCGGACTTTGGGAAGCAGGCGTCAAGTCTCTGAAATATCACCTGAAAAGGATACTTAATACCCACCTGACTTTCGAAGAACTGAGTACAATTTTATGTCAGGTGGAGGCTTGTTTAAATTCGAGACCACTGTGCCCAGTTGATGATACAAATCCAGATAGTTTTGAAATTCTTACCCCTGGACATTTCTTGATTGGTGAGGCCCCTATAGTAGTACCGTCTCGCCAGAAAAATTTCTCTTCTATGAGTCATTTATCCAGATGGCGTTATACGCAGAAATTACTTAATGAGTTTTGGACCAGATGGCAAGATGAGTATTTGTCTCGACTTCAACAAAGACCCAAATGGTTAAGAAAGGTAGACGAGTTTAAAATCGGTCAAATAGTTCTCATCAAAACTGATGGGCTGCCTCCTGGTAAATGGCTACTTGGACGAGTAACGGAGAAACATCCCGGAACTGACGGTATAACCAGGGTTTACAGTGTTAAAAGCGGtgataaaattgtgaaaagaCCTATCACCAAGTTATGTCTTTTACCTATTGATAATGAATAATgaactttgtttattttatagaattattttcatgtttaGTTTCATTTAACGAAAGGGCTaagttaatttcattatttagtaTATGGCATGTAggttttacttataaattgttataagaaagttaaataattaatatttagttttatatactttttgtttaaagtttattatagcTGTTAGGTACTTAATGCAAATGTGGATTCTAAGAATAACATgttctttcattatttttgttatttaaaggCCTGTAACAGCCCTTTGGCGGGCGGAATGTTCGATGTTCAAATGCATTGTCCAATTGATAGGAGCTGTCATTATGTGAATCAGTTGCAAATAAACAATCATCCCGTCTACACGTTGGTTTTCCTTTAAAGAGTAGTACAAACCATAGTAACCCTTATTCAAACGTACAATTATGTAGAAGCAATTTTGGGTTGATATTAATTCGATAAAGAATAAACCCTTCTTTAGTCCGTAATACAGcttaagacatacatacatatggtcacgtctatatcccttgcggggtagacagagccaacagtcttgaaatgactgaatggccacgttaagctatttggcttaatgatagaattgagattcaaatagtgacaggttgcaaacccatcgcctaaaaaagaatcccaaacccatcccaaagtttgtaagcctatcccgtagtcgcctttttacCAAATACATGGGAAAAATCATGCCCGTTTTCAGGAACCGAAGAGTTCGCGTGAAGTGATTTATGagtgtgaatgaagcgaaaagagcatgcagagatcgttACAAGTGGAAAGGTgcagtatctgcctacccctccgggaaagtgatttatgtatgtatgtaattctaaTAGTAACACGTTGCCAACCcattgcataaaaaaaatggaatcccaagtttataagctaacGAAAGTTTACGAAATAAGTGTAATTTGTTGATCTACGCCTACTCGATAAATTGAAAGAGTTGTAGGTATAAAAGGATTTCATTAGTTTGTCAGGACCATCTCAAAATAGCAGCAATACATTGAGAACGTGTGCGTGAATAAATTTCGGGACAGACCCGGTTCTGattcataaaatgtttatgGTGAAACGGGTAAACATACACACCGAATTTATCGGTTGGAGTCATGAAGGCGGTAAAGTTTATTTCAtcatataaatttcatcgccGAATGTAAAATAGTTATTAACATTGAGATTATACTACAatatgtgtcgtgtggttcatCATGAAAAAAATAGAGTAGGTAATAGTAGTTCCACCAAAAAGTGGAATAACTATTATATTGgctcatcccttagtcgccttttacgacatccatgggaaagagatggagtggtcctattcttttttgtattagtgccgggaaccacacggcaccattgtAAGAGTATCGTGCAGTAACCAATCAAACTGATATAGTAATAAAGACGTGGCTTCTCACACTTCTCAAGtttgtcggctctgtctaccccgcaagggaaagacgtgatgtatatttgtaatttagatACGTATCATTTTTACCATGCAAAAACTACCTGTAGGACGTTATAGGGCCAGCAGAAATTGAACCTGTAAGTACATCACATTTTTATGGATCTTTAACGGCTCTACCAGAGACACCctttattagaatagaatagatttattttcaaaattggataggTACAAggtattgacgtcacatcacttaaatctagttataattactattttaatctagAGTTTATTTCCGTGAAATAATAATCAGTGCTCTATTATATATCACTCAGACTGCCCGAACTAAATAGGTTCTCGTTTAGGTAAAAGGGCGGAGAAAGTATAAATCATATGCTTATAAAAAGGACAAGGAAATGCCATTAGCGCTAAGAATTTCCCCGATAACATAAATTGCGATGTTTTGTATTGCTGCCACGAGATacatttcactttttattaaaattggacgtGGAACTGAGTATATATTCCGCTTTAAATGCGTTAGatcatttaaaactaaataaactagctaaacgtggcctattagtcttttcaagtaatccgcaagggatatagaattgattatgtgtatgtagatcattttaataataaata
This genomic window contains:
- the LOC132902740 gene encoding uncharacterized protein LOC132902740 translates to MLLDTTEECLNGLINEGISTTSWDPVIIHHVVQKLDFESHKSWEEHAYKLKPNELPSWRDLKQFLEGKFRTLELVTNTNNPITSITREKTQAFKGKSFHVAAAATSSVQTCINCNEDHTLSHCKVFGKLQPRERSEFVRNKSLCFNCLAEGHSAWKCRLPVTCRICKRKHHTLLHEKREFQTTDNVQTHHSQLDDTKDEQQEDEETNDAIATHFTAKKSTALLATALVPVRDEKGYVTILRALVDPGSQANFISERATQTLKVKRTSAKGNITGVGSTKTTVKHVVQLELLSNHEDTFKLGMKAYVMATQLTTHLPTKTIKIPSNNWTHLRGLTLADPNFNEVGRIDLLLGVEVCSQILKNELIKGPLGSPCAQNTHLGWILFGAIQDTSSSEEIIVMHHQLDIDNMLKNFWEIEPDTKKKYTKEEERCERLFEETYSRQEEGRYVVKLPFKTDNPQCRNGNTREIAIRRLEQIEKRFRKDKLLKEEYTKVFEEYKTLNHLEEVPENEKNNPAVYLPHHAVIKLDRDTSKVRIVFDASSKGSNHVSLNDELMVGPQIQEDMRSLVIRWRMKRVCFTADVQMMYRQILVTKEDADFQRILWRDSTGTIKDYRLLRITFGTACAPYLAVKTLQQIAKDEGKEHPVAAKTIHEDFYMDDLMSGSDTVPEALDTAMNIAEILKRGGMNLQKWTSNSSEFLKQIKPSNRSIKVKLDIKLDGMTKALGVSWNMGEDVFQYNFQLPHLEKVINKRTILAEIQRLFDPLGWLAPALLPAKILIQKLWLKGVGWDDDLDSETKEEWINIRNSYEHLKQIKLKRWMNTTQDNLNEVTVHGYCDASNKAYGAVAYLRARTDDGNFKISLIAARTRVAPVKPVSLPRLELCGAVLLSQLLKQISEATRIPKDQFFAWTDSTIVLAWLEGDPIRWQTFVRNRVITILDNIGNKWYHVRTDENPADLASRGLLLPDLQNNLLWWQGPNWLKNEELPVKKMNNLITELEIRRDILVNTKVQDNYIEDDKDNKEFLLTKFEDFDTLKELLKTITYCKRFLKYKSYGVKTLDVPITTEELESALDVCIRIVQKKDFEEEMVDLRKRGRVKRRSNLKSLHPFIDANNILRVGGRIRHANLNNSKKNPIILSAKNPLTLLLVADAHVKTLHGGIQLMLTFLRERYWIINAKRTVKSCIHRCLICAKQSAATRTQLMGDLPKERVTPARPFCNSGVDFAGPYQVLMSKGRGAKTSKSYISIFICMATKAIHLELVGDLTSEAFIGAFKRFVARRGKCTNLWSDQGRNFIGANKELALEWKEAKLEFEGEISEKLALDGTQWHFIPAHSPTFGGLWEAGVKSLKYHLKRILNTHLTFEELSTILCQVEACLNSRPLCPVDDTNPDSFEILTPGHFLIGEAPIVVPSRQKNFSSMSHLSRWRYTQKLLNEFWTRWQDEYLSRLQQRPKWLRKVDEFKIGQIVLIKTDGLPPGKWLLGRVTEKHPGTDGITRVYSVKSGDKIVKRPITKLCLLPIDNE